GTCCATGCTGGTGGTGATTTTTGCCTACGCAGGCATCGGCGTATTCGCCACCGCAACGACAGAAATGCGCAATCCAAAGGACATTTCCAAAGCCGCGTGGATCACGGTGCTCGGCCTGACAGTCCTCTACATCGTCTCCATCTTGCTGCTGCTGTTCGTCCTTCCCTGGCAGCAAATCAGCACATCCAACAGCCCGTTCGTGATGGCGCTGCAGGCCACAGGCATCCCCGTCCTGGGCGACGTATTCAATCTCATTATTCTTATCGCGTCGTTCAGTGTGATGGCCGGATCGGTCTTCTCCGCCAACCAGATTTTACACGGCCTGGGGGAGGTCCATCAGGCACCGCGATTCGTCTTGGATCGCAAAGGACAGCGCGCCCCCTACGGCGCACTCGCCATCACAACCTTCGCCGTCGGCGCAACCATCCTGATTTCCTACCTGCTCCCGGCGAACGTCTACAATTTTTTGATCAGCGCATCCAGCTTCCTGACCTTTTTGAACTGGTTCATGATTCTCTGGGCATTTCTCTCTTGGCGGCGCCACAAAAAACGGCAGAGCGGCGAACGCCAGGCGGGCGAGGAAGTCAAGCGGCGCGAACTGGGCGAACTGGGCCGCAAACAGCGGGGCGGCCTTGGCGGCGTGCACATCTCTTCGCTCGCGTTTGGCCAGCCCATCTCCAGCATCCTCACGCTGGTGTTCATTTTGTTTCTGACTGGGTACGCCTTACTGCAGCCGGATCAACGACTGGGGTTCTACGCCTTCGCGGCCCTCTGCATCCTCGTCTCCATTTGCTATTTTGTCATCCCAGGGCTGCGAAACCGGACATAGCCGACGCTGTGGCGTGGTGCAATGGGGCCGGGCGCGATAGGGGCGAGTGACGGGGCGGGGAGGCAGTGAGGCTGGGAGGTTGGGGGCGGGACGCGATAGGGGCGAGTGACGGGCCGGGTGCGGGCGGCCTTGGCCTCCGGCGCTTAAGGCACCTTTCGTGCCCTACTGCC
Above is a genomic segment from Alicyclobacillus cycloheptanicus containing:
- a CDS encoding amino acid permease; amino-acid sequence: MLRTTGQPVKQQRSVGRLMSGGSSGTGRPGSLGVPGLVLIGVGGIIGAGFFLGAGLPIRTAGPAVLLAFLIGALVMAQVTGALASMAIDDPEPGAFMTYAERYIGVYAGFLEGWTYYIASILTIASESVAMSIFSHLWIRFLPSWALTAVYAAIVIAINAFGVRNFDRVESVMSIMKIGALVGFILCIGILLIHASSGGAAGGLLGSSGAARGRFGTGPGGFFPTGASGLFQSMLVVIFAYAGIGVFATATTEMRNPKDISKAAWITVLGLTVLYIVSILLLLFVLPWQQISTSNSPFVMALQATGIPVLGDVFNLIILIASFSVMAGSVFSANQILHGLGEVHQAPRFVLDRKGQRAPYGALAITTFAVGATILISYLLPANVYNFLISASSFLTFLNWFMILWAFLSWRRHKKRQSGERQAGEEVKRRELGELGRKQRGGLGGVHISSLAFGQPISSILTLVFILFLTGYALLQPDQRLGFYAFAALCILVSICYFVIPGLRNRT